A single Arcanobacterium canis DNA region contains:
- a CDS encoding ATP-binding cassette domain-containing protein, translated as MIVREGKNLRFSYGSREVFSDLNIELPRGLTGLVGPNGAGKTTVLRILAGIIKPSSGYVMHDGEKILSARSRSVLRQKTGYLPQNPTWTSLTSVGDFVEYCFRMNGGRNEVSRAVTLALEATNVYQLRDRKIGQLSGGERRRVYLAGAIVHSPEVIILDEPTVGLDPEQRIHFRQMVEDLATESTVLLSTHIIEDLSGIAHAISVLNEGKVIWNGTVDALRSYGEGANGMSDLEAGYLYVLGH; from the coding sequence ATGATCGTGAGAGAAGGCAAGAACCTCCGATTTTCCTATGGCTCCCGTGAAGTCTTTTCTGATTTAAATATTGAACTTCCACGAGGGTTAACTGGACTGGTTGGACCCAATGGGGCAGGCAAAACCACTGTTTTGCGCATCTTAGCTGGCATCATAAAGCCGTCATCAGGGTATGTGATGCACGACGGAGAGAAAATTCTCTCGGCTCGTTCGCGGTCAGTTCTCCGTCAGAAAACTGGATATCTCCCACAAAATCCGACGTGGACGTCGTTGACTTCTGTTGGAGACTTTGTCGAGTATTGTTTTCGGATGAATGGCGGTCGCAACGAAGTAAGCCGCGCAGTCACTCTCGCTCTCGAAGCCACGAATGTGTACCAATTGAGAGATCGTAAGATCGGTCAGCTTTCTGGGGGAGAGCGCCGCCGAGTGTATCTTGCAGGAGCGATTGTTCACAGTCCTGAAGTCATTATTCTTGATGAGCCCACAGTGGGTTTAGACCCTGAGCAACGTATCCATTTCCGACAGATGGTGGAAGACCTTGCCACTGAGAGTACGGTTTTACTTTCAACCCATATCATTGAAGACCTCAGCGGAATAGCTCACGCAATCAGCGTATTAAACGAGGGCAAAGTGATCTGGAATGGCACTGTTGACGCTCTGCGTTCATATGGTGAGGGAGCGAACGGGATGTCCGATTTGGAAGCGGGGTATCTGTATGTCTTGGGCCATTAA
- the rpsL gene encoding 30S ribosomal protein S12 gives MPTIQQLVRKGRSSKSSASSTRALKGSPQRRGVCTRVYTTTPKKPNSALRKVARVRLSSGIEVSAYIPGEGHNLQEHSIVLVRGGRVKDLPGVRYHIVRGALDTQGVKNRSQGRSKYGAKKEKK, from the coding sequence GTGCCAACTATTCAGCAGCTGGTTCGTAAGGGCCGCTCAAGTAAGTCGAGTGCATCCTCTACTCGTGCGCTGAAGGGTTCCCCACAGCGTCGAGGCGTGTGCACCCGCGTCTACACCACCACCCCGAAGAAGCCGAACTCAGCTCTTCGTAAGGTTGCCCGTGTGCGTCTTTCCTCGGGTATCGAGGTCTCCGCATATATCCCAGGCGAGGGCCACAACCTCCAGGAGCACTCGATTGTGCTCGTTCGTGGAGGCCGTGTGAAGGACCTCCCGGGTGTTCGTTACCACATCGTCCGCGGCGCGCTTGACACCCAGGGTGTGAAGAACCGTTCGCAGGGACGTTCCAAGTACGGTGCGAAGAAGGAGAAGAAGTAA
- the rpsG gene encoding 30S ribosomal protein S7: MARKGPIKKRPLVADPVHHSQLVTQLINRVLLDGKKTKAEAIVYGALAGVAAKTSQEPLDVLKRAMENIRPQLEVRSRRVGGATYQVPTEVKPNRANTLALRWLVDFSRQRRENTMQDRLMNEIMDAANGLGAAVKRREDMHRMAEANRAFAHYRW; encoded by the coding sequence ATGGCACGTAAGGGCCCAATCAAGAAGCGCCCGTTGGTGGCCGATCCAGTTCACCACTCGCAGCTCGTTACCCAGCTCATTAACCGCGTTCTGCTCGACGGCAAGAAGACCAAGGCAGAGGCTATCGTTTACGGTGCGCTCGCAGGCGTCGCCGCAAAGACCAGCCAGGAGCCGCTCGACGTTCTCAAGCGCGCGATGGAAAACATCCGCCCGCAGCTTGAGGTGCGTTCACGCCGCGTCGGTGGTGCAACCTACCAGGTCCCCACCGAAGTGAAGCCGAACCGCGCCAACACGCTCGCTCTGCGCTGGCTCGTGGACTTCTCCCGCCAGCGTCGTGAGAACACCATGCAAGACCGTCTCATGAACGAAATCATGGACGCCGCAAACGGCCTCGGAGCTGCTGTGAAGCGCCGCGAGGATATGCACCGTATGGCTGAGGCCAACCGTGCCTTCGCCCACTACCGTTGGTAA
- the fusA gene encoding elongation factor G, which yields MAHIDAGKTTTTERILFYTGINYKIGETHDGASTTDWMEQEKERGITITSAAVTSYWKNAQGKDVQINIIDTPGHVDFTVEVERSLRVLDGAVAVFDGKEGVEPQSETVWRQADKYDVPRVCFINKMDKMGADFYFSVQTIKDRLKAKPLVLNLPIGAESELSGVVDLLKMKAIRFPAKDDKGNDTLGSVVVEEEIPADMLEKAEEYRNELIETIAENDEELLEKYLGGEEPTMEEMKAVIRRLTIASEAFPVFAGSAYKNIGVQPILDAVVDYLPSPLDIGAVHGHDPKDEEVELTREPSEDAPFSALAFKIAVHPFFGRLTFVRIYSGKVSQGDQVLNATKGKKERIGKIFQMHSNKENPVDAAHAGHIYAVVGLKDTTTGDSLTDVNHPISLESMTFPDPVIHVAIEPKSKADQEKLGLAIQKLAEEDPTFTVRLDDESGQTVIGGMGELHLDILVDRMRREFKVDANVGSPMVAYRETIRGTAKSVEYTHKKQTGGSGQFAKVLVTFEPLEENEEGKTYEFIDAVTGGRVPREYIPSVDAGIQAAMENGVLAGYPMVNVKATLEDGAYHDVDSSEMAFKIAGQMVFREGAKRAKPVILEPVMDVEVRTPEEYMGDVIGDLNSRRGQISSMEDATGVKIVRALVPLSEMFGYIGDLRSKTQGRAVYTMQFAKYQEVPKAVSDEIIQKTRGE from the coding sequence ATGGCGCACATCGACGCCGGTAAGACCACCACGACCGAGCGCATTCTTTTCTACACCGGTATTAACTACAAGATCGGTGAAACCCACGACGGCGCTTCGACGACCGACTGGATGGAGCAGGAGAAGGAGCGCGGCATCACGATTACGTCGGCTGCTGTGACCTCCTACTGGAAGAACGCTCAGGGCAAGGATGTCCAGATCAACATCATCGACACCCCTGGCCACGTTGACTTCACCGTTGAGGTGGAGCGTTCGCTGCGCGTCCTTGATGGCGCTGTTGCAGTGTTCGACGGCAAGGAAGGTGTGGAGCCGCAGTCGGAGACTGTGTGGCGCCAGGCTGACAAGTACGATGTTCCGCGTGTCTGCTTTATCAACAAGATGGACAAGATGGGTGCGGACTTCTACTTCTCCGTGCAGACCATTAAGGATCGCCTCAAGGCGAAGCCGCTCGTTCTCAACCTGCCGATCGGCGCTGAGTCGGAGCTCTCCGGCGTCGTTGACCTGCTCAAGATGAAGGCAATCCGCTTCCCCGCGAAGGACGACAAGGGTAACGATACCCTCGGCTCTGTCGTGGTGGAAGAAGAAATCCCGGCCGATATGCTCGAGAAGGCGGAAGAGTACCGCAACGAGCTTATCGAGACTATCGCCGAGAACGACGAAGAACTGCTTGAGAAGTACCTCGGTGGCGAAGAGCCAACCATGGAAGAGATGAAGGCAGTTATTCGCCGTTTGACGATTGCTTCTGAGGCGTTCCCAGTCTTCGCTGGTTCGGCCTACAAGAACATCGGCGTGCAGCCAATTCTCGACGCTGTCGTGGATTACCTCCCGTCGCCGCTCGATATCGGTGCTGTGCATGGTCACGATCCGAAGGATGAAGAAGTTGAGCTCACCCGTGAGCCTTCAGAGGACGCTCCGTTCTCCGCTCTTGCCTTCAAGATCGCCGTCCACCCGTTCTTCGGCCGCCTGACCTTCGTCCGCATCTACTCGGGTAAGGTTTCGCAGGGTGACCAGGTGCTCAACGCAACCAAGGGTAAGAAGGAGCGCATTGGAAAGATCTTCCAGATGCACTCGAATAAGGAAAACCCGGTTGATGCTGCACACGCAGGCCATATTTACGCCGTCGTCGGTCTCAAGGACACCACCACCGGTGATTCCCTGACCGATGTCAACCACCCGATCTCGCTTGAGTCGATGACCTTCCCGGATCCAGTGATCCACGTGGCCATCGAGCCGAAGTCAAAGGCTGACCAGGAGAAGCTGGGTCTTGCTATCCAGAAGCTCGCTGAAGAGGATCCGACCTTCACGGTTCGCCTTGACGACGAGTCCGGTCAGACCGTCATCGGCGGCATGGGCGAACTTCACCTTGATATTCTTGTGGACCGTATGCGCCGCGAGTTCAAGGTGGATGCGAACGTTGGCTCGCCGATGGTTGCTTACCGTGAGACAATTCGCGGCACTGCAAAGTCCGTTGAGTACACTCACAAGAAGCAGACCGGTGGTTCCGGTCAGTTCGCAAAGGTGCTTGTAACCTTCGAGCCCCTTGAGGAGAACGAAGAAGGCAAGACCTACGAGTTTATCGACGCCGTTACCGGCGGCCGTGTGCCGCGCGAGTACATTCCGTCAGTCGATGCTGGTATTCAGGCCGCCATGGAGAACGGTGTTCTCGCCGGTTACCCGATGGTGAACGTGAAGGCCACCCTCGAAGACGGTGCGTACCACGACGTCGATTCCTCCGAAATGGCGTTCAAGATTGCAGGCCAGATGGTATTCCGCGAGGGCGCTAAGCGCGCGAAGCCGGTTATCCTCGAGCCTGTGATGGACGTGGAGGTTCGTACTCCTGAGGAGTACATGGGAGATGTGATTGGCGACCTTAACTCTCGCCGTGGTCAGATCTCCTCGATGGAGGATGCGACGGGTGTGAAGATCGTTCGCGCTCTCGTTCCGCTTTCCGAGATGTTTGGTTACATCGGCGATCTGCGTTCGAAGACGCAGGGTCGCGCAGTGTACACCATGCAGTTCGCAAAGTATCAGGAGGTTCCGAAGGCTGTGTCCGACGAAATCATCCAGAAGACCCGTGGCGAGTGA
- the tuf gene encoding elongation factor Tu codes for MAKAKYDKSKPHMNIGTIGHVDHGKTTTTAAITKVLADKYPDLNEFTPFDQVDNAPEERQRGITINVSHVEYQTEKRHYAHVDAPGHADYIKNMITGAAQMDGAILVVAATDGPMAQTREHVLLARQVGVPQIIVALNKADMVDDEELLELVEMEVRDLLSSQDYPGDDLPVVKISALKALEGDEKWTASIEELMEAVDTYFDDPVRDLDKPFLMPIEDVFTITGRGTVVTGRVERGQLNLNEEVEILGIRAPQKTTVTGIEMFHKQMDYAEAGENCGLLLRGTKREDVERGQVVAKPGSITPHTNFEAQVYVLKKEEGGRHNPFFSNYRPQFYFRTTDVTGIITLPEGTEMVMPGDNTEMTVELIQPIAMEEGLGFAIREGGHTVGSGRVTKIIK; via the coding sequence GTGGCCAAGGCCAAGTACGACAAGTCCAAGCCGCATATGAATATCGGCACCATCGGTCACGTCGATCACGGTAAGACGACGACGACCGCTGCTATCACCAAGGTTCTCGCTGACAAGTACCCGGATCTGAACGAGTTCACCCCGTTCGATCAGGTTGACAACGCTCCAGAAGAGCGCCAGCGCGGAATTACCATCAACGTTTCCCACGTTGAGTACCAGACCGAGAAGCGTCACTACGCTCACGTTGACGCCCCGGGCCACGCCGACTACATCAAGAACATGATTACCGGTGCTGCTCAGATGGACGGCGCAATCCTCGTGGTTGCTGCTACCGACGGCCCGATGGCTCAGACCCGTGAGCACGTTCTGCTCGCCCGCCAGGTGGGCGTGCCGCAGATCATCGTCGCCCTCAACAAGGCTGACATGGTTGACGACGAAGAGCTCCTCGAGCTCGTTGAGATGGAGGTTCGCGACCTTCTCTCGTCCCAGGATTACCCGGGCGACGATCTTCCAGTCGTGAAGATTTCGGCTCTCAAGGCTCTTGAGGGCGACGAGAAGTGGACCGCTTCCATCGAAGAGCTCATGGAAGCTGTTGACACCTACTTCGACGATCCGGTTCGCGATCTCGACAAGCCGTTCCTCATGCCGATCGAGGACGTCTTCACCATCACCGGCCGTGGCACCGTTGTTACCGGTCGTGTTGAGCGTGGCCAGCTGAACCTGAACGAGGAAGTCGAGATTCTCGGCATCCGCGCTCCTCAGAAGACCACCGTTACCGGTATCGAGATGTTCCACAAGCAGATGGATTACGCTGAGGCTGGCGAAAACTGTGGCCTCCTCCTGCGTGGCACCAAGCGTGAGGACGTTGAGCGTGGCCAGGTTGTGGCCAAGCCGGGTTCGATCACCCCGCACACCAACTTCGAGGCACAGGTTTACGTGCTCAAGAAGGAAGAGGGCGGCCGTCACAACCCGTTCTTCTCGAACTACCGTCCGCAGTTCTACTTCCGTACCACCGACGTGACCGGCATCATCACCCTCCCAGAGGGCACCGAGATGGTCATGCCTGGCGACAACACTGAGATGACCGTTGAGCTCATCCAGCCAATCGCTATGGAAGAGGGCCTCGGCTTCGCTATCCGCGAGGGTGGCCACACCGTTGGTTCAGGCCGCGTCACCAAGATCATCAAGTGA
- the rpsJ gene encoding 30S ribosomal protein S10, with product MAGQKIRIRLKSYDHEVIDNAAKKLVDEVTRTGASVVGPVPLPTEKNVFTVIRSPHKYKDSREAFEMRTHKRLIDIVDPTLKTIDTLRRLDLPADVSVDITL from the coding sequence ATGGCGGGACAAAAGATCCGCATCCGTCTGAAGTCTTATGACCACGAGGTCATCGACAACGCAGCGAAAAAGCTCGTCGACGAAGTTACCCGTACTGGAGCGTCTGTTGTGGGACCAGTTCCGTTGCCGACCGAGAAGAATGTCTTCACGGTCATTCGCTCGCCCCACAAGTACAAGGACAGTCGCGAGGCGTTTGAAATGCGTACGCATAAGCGCCTGATCGACATCGTCGATCCGACCCTGAAGACCATCGATACTCTGCGTCGTCTGGACTTGCCGGCCGATGTCAGCGTCGATATTACGCTCTGA
- the rplC gene encoding 50S ribosomal protein L3 translates to MTKKITFAPQKPAYKALLGTKLGMTQVWDEEGHLIPVTVVSVGKNVVTQIRTPEVDGYAAVQIGSGELKNKNVTKPLAGHFEKAGVAPRRHVAEIRTEDAAEYSLGQELGVETFEAGAVVDVIGKSKGKGFAGVMKRHGFAGVSASHGAHRNHRKPGSIGACATPSRVFRGMRMAGRMGSARVTVQNLTIHAIDAENNLLLVTGAIPGPKGGVVVIRSSVKGA, encoded by the coding sequence ATGACCAAGAAAATTACTTTTGCGCCGCAGAAGCCTGCTTACAAGGCGCTTCTGGGCACCAAGCTGGGCATGACCCAGGTGTGGGACGAAGAGGGTCACCTCATTCCTGTCACCGTGGTGTCTGTTGGAAAGAATGTTGTGACGCAGATCCGTACCCCTGAGGTTGACGGATATGCCGCCGTTCAGATCGGCTCTGGTGAGCTGAAGAACAAGAACGTGACCAAGCCACTTGCTGGTCACTTCGAGAAGGCCGGAGTTGCTCCGCGCCGCCATGTTGCTGAGATCCGCACCGAAGATGCTGCCGAGTACTCGCTCGGCCAGGAGCTTGGTGTTGAGACCTTCGAAGCTGGCGCAGTTGTCGATGTTATCGGCAAGTCCAAGGGTAAGGGTTTCGCCGGTGTGATGAAGCGCCACGGCTTTGCTGGTGTTTCGGCATCGCACGGCGCCCACCGTAATCACCGCAAGCCGGGTTCGATTGGCGCCTGCGCCACACCGTCCCGCGTGTTCCGCGGTATGCGCATGGCAGGACGCATGGGCTCGGCCCGCGTCACTGTGCAGAACCTGACCATTCACGCGATTGACGCCGAGAACAACCTGCTTCTCGTTACCGGTGCAATTCCGGGCCCCAAGGGCGGCGTGGTCGTTATTCGTTCGTCCGTGAAGGGAGCCTGA